The Scomber japonicus isolate fScoJap1 chromosome 13, fScoJap1.pri, whole genome shotgun sequence genome includes a window with the following:
- the waif2 gene encoding wnt-activated inhibitory factor 2 has translation MWIFYSADNSKCLFAIWNQWCLYYAALVCLLFSPVRTDDACPSSCICARDSGTVTCRDGEDTEVPGDIPEWTSTLILWGRNISTLQRGAFMSNDTELEMTTLSLSYNGIQVIEPYAFLGLPRLHLLDLSHNRLESISARAFHGLPDLRSLYLNHSILPEATVQLSNALGTQSLSNLHRLELAGNNLKSIPLTRLDIYNLHALVLINNSIESITGENVTSLYQQRRLRVYLSLNPFWCNCELVAFYYWLKNSSQCPDAGRLLCSEPEAKRGFLLEKLRGEDVDCMNENLEAVSYVFLGIVLALIGVVFLMVLYLNRGGIKRWLNNIREACRDQMEVYHYRYEQDSDPRLANVAV, from the coding sequence ATGTGGATATTTTATAGTGCCGACAATTCAAAGTGTCTTTTTGCTATTTGGAATCAGTGGTGTTTGTATTACGCAGCGttggtgtgtttgttgttttcgCCTGTCAGGACGGATGATGCTTGCCCGTCGTCCTGCATTTGTGCCAGAGACTCGGGGACGGTAACCTGCCGTGATGGGGAGGACACTGAAGTACCAGGAGACATACCGGAATGGACGTCCACCTTGATACTCTGGGGGAGAAACATCTCAACTTTACAGCGAGGTGCGTTCATGAGCAACGACACGGAGTTGGAAATGACGACCCTCTCGCTGTCTTATAACGGGATACAGGTTATTGAACCGTACGCCTTCCTGGGACTCCCCCGTTTGCATTTGCTGGATCTAAGCCACAATCGATTGGAGTCTATCTCAGCCAGGGCTTTCCACGGGTTACCAGACCTGCGCTCTCTTTACCTGAATCACTCTATTTTGCCTGAGGCCACGGTGCAGCTTTCAAATGCGCTCGGCACACAAAGTTTGAGCAACCTCCACAGACTGGAGTTGGCGGGAAACAATTTGAAGTCCATCCCCCTGACGAGATTAGATATCTATAATCTCCACGCGTTAGTGTTGATAAATAACTCAATAGAGAGCATCACAGGGGAAAATGTAACCAGCTTGTACCAGCAAAGGCGCTTACGCGTCTACTTGTCTTTAAACCCGTTTTGGTGCAACTGTGAACTGGTGGCGTTTTACTACTGGTTGAAAAACTCATCCCAGTGTCCGGATGCAGGGCGTCTCCTGTGCAGTGAGCCGGAGGCCAAGAGAGGGTTTCTTCTGGAGAAACTCAGAGGAGAGGACGTGGATTGTATGAACGAGAATCTTGAAGCGGTTTCATATGTGTTCCTTGGTATAGTGCTGGCTTTGATTGGGGTGGTGTTCCTCATGGTGCTATATCTGAACCGAGGGGGCATCAAACGGTGGCTCAACAACATCAGAGAGGCGTGTCGAGACCAGATGGAGGTCTACCACTACCGCTATGAGCAGGACTCAGACCCGAGACTGGCTAACGTGGCTGTTTAA